The proteins below are encoded in one region of Canis lupus dingo isolate Sandy chromosome 30, ASM325472v2, whole genome shotgun sequence:
- the SEMA6D gene encoding semaphorin-6D isoform X4 → MRFFLLCAYMLLLMISQLRAVSFPEDDEPLNTVDYHYSRQYPVFRGRPSGNESQHRLDFQLMLKIRDTLYIAGRDQVYTVNLNEVPKTEVIPSKKLTWRSRQQDRENCAMKGKHKDECHNFIKVFVPRNDEMVFVCGTNAFNPMCRYYRLNTLEYDGEEISGLARCPFDARQTNVALFADGKLYSATVADFLASDAVIYRSMGDGSALRTIKYDSKWIKEPHFLHAIEYGNYVYFFFREIAVEHNNLGKAVYSRVARICKNDMGGSQRVLEKHWTSFLKARLNCSVPGDSFFYFDVLQSITDIIQINGIPTVVGVFTTQLNSIPGSAVCAFSMDDIEKVFKGRFKEQKTPDSVWTAVPEDKVPKPRPGCCAKHGLAEAYKTSIDFPDETLSFIKSHPLMDAAVPPIADEPWFTKTRIRYRLTAIAVDHTAGPHQNYTVIFVGSEAGVVLKVLAKTSPFSLNDSVLLEEIEAYNQAKCNAENEEDRRVISLQLDKDHHAVYVAFSSCVIRLPLSRCERYGSCKKSCVASRDPYCGWLSQGACGRVTPGMLAGGYEQDTEYGNTAHLGDCHDMEVSSSSVTTMASIPEITPKVIDTWRPKLTSSRKFVVQDDPNTSDFTDPLSGIPKGVRWEVQSGESNQMVHMNVLITCVFAAFVLGAFIAGVAVYCYRDMFVRKNRKIHKDAESAQSCTDSSGSFAKLNGLFDSPVKEYQQNIDSPKLYSNLLTSRKELPPNGDTKSMVMDHRGQPPELAALPTPESTPVLHQKTLQAMKSHSDKAHGHGASRKETSQFFPSSPPPHSPLSHGHIPSAIVLPNATHDYNTSFSNSNAHKAEKKLQNIDHPLTKSSSKRDHRRSVDSRNTLNDLLKHLNDPNSNPKAIMGDIQMAHQTLMLDPVGPMSEVPPKVPNREASLYSPPSTLPRNSPTKRVDVPTTPGVPMTSLERQRGYHKNSSQRHSISAMPKNLNSPNGVLLSRQPSMNRGGYVPTSTGAKVDYIQGAPVSVHLQPSLSRQSSYTSNGTLPRTGLKRTPSLKPDVPPKPSFVPQTTSVRPLNKYTY, encoded by the exons ATGAGGTTCTTCCTGCTTTGTGCCTACATGCTGCTCCTGATGATTTCCCAGCTGAGGGCAGTCAGCTTTCCTGAAGATGATGAACCCCTCAATACTGTTGATTATCACT ATTCAAGGCAATATCCGGTTTTTAGAGGACGCCCTTCAGGCAATGAATCCCAGCACAGGCTGGACTTTCAGCTGATGTTGAAAATTCGAGACACACTTTATATTGCTGGCAG GGATCAAGTTTATACAGTAAACTTAAATGAAGTCCCCAAGACAGAAGTAATACCAAGCAAG AAACTGACATGGCGGTCAAGACAACAGGACCGAGAAAACTGTGCTATGAAGGGCAAACATAAA GATGAATGCCACAACTTTATTAAAGTATTTGTCCCAAGAAATGATGAGATGGTTTTTGTATGTGGTACCAATGCATTCAATCCCATGTGCAGATACTATAGG ttgaATACCTTAGAGTATGATGGAGAGGAAATTAGTGGCCTGGCAAGATGCCCATTTGATGCCAGACAAACCAATGTTGCCCTTTTTGCTG ATGGGAAGCTATATTCTGCCACAGTGGCTGACTTCTTGGCCAGTGATGCTGTTATTTATCGAAGCATGGGTGATGGATCTGCCCTTCGTACAATAAAATATGATTCCAAATGGATAAAAG agCCACATTTTCTTCATGCCATAGAATATGGAAACtatgtctatttcttctttcgaGAAATTGCTGTAGAACATAATAATTTAGGCAAG GCTGTATATTCCCGTGTGGCCCGCATATGTAAAAATGACATGGGTGGCTCGCAGCGGGTCCTGGAGAAACACTGGACTTCATTTCTGAAGGCTCGGCTTAACTGCTCTGTCCCCGGAGATTCGTTTTTCTACTTTGATGTTCTGCAGTCTATTACGGACATCATACAAATCAATGGCATCCCCACTGTGGTCGGGGTGTTTACCACACAGCTCAACAG CATTCCTGGGTCTGCAGTGTGTGCATTTAGCATGGATGACATTGAAAAAGTATTCAAAGGACGctttaaagaacagaaaacccCAGATTCTGTTTGGACAGCAGTCCCTGAAGACAAAGTACCCAAgccaag GCCTGGCTGTTGTGCAAAGCATGGCCTTGCCGAAGCTTATAAAACCTCCATAGATTTCCCTGACGAAACCCTGTCATTCATCAAATCCCATCCGCTAATGGACGCTGCTGTACCACCCATTGCCGATGAGCCCTGGTTCACAAAGACTCGGATCAG GTACAGACTGACGGCCATCGCTGTTGACCACACTGCTGGGCCCCATCAGAACTACACAGTCATCTTTGTTGGCTCTGAAGCTGGCGTGGTGCTTAAAGTTTTGGCAAAGACCAGCCCTTTCTCTTTGAATGACAGTGTATTACTGGAAGAGATTGAAGCATACAACCAAGCAAA GTGCAATGCTGAGAATGAGGAAGACAGAAGGGTCATCTCCTTACAGTTGGATAAAGACCATCACGCTGTGTACGTGGCATTCTCTAGCTGCGTCATCCGCCTCCCTCTCAGCCGTTGCGAGCGTTACGGATCCTGTAAGAA GTCTTGTGTTGCATCTCGGGACCCATACTGTGGCTGGTTAAGCCAGGGGGCCTGTGGCAGAGTGACCCCAGGGATGCT CGCTGGAGGATATGAACAAGACACAGAGTACGGCAACACGGCCCACCTAGGGGACTGCCATG ACATGGAGGTATCTTCATCATCTGTTACCACAATGGCAAGTATCCCAGAAATTACACCTAAAGTGATTGATACCTGGAGGCCTAAACTGACGAGCTCCCGGAAATTTGTAGTTCAAGATGACCCAAACACTTCTGATTTTACTGATCCTTTATCGGGTATCCCAAAGG GTGTGCGATGGGAAGTCCAATCGGGAGAGTCCAACCAGATGGTCCACATGAACGTCCTCATCACCTGTGTCTTTGCCGCTTTTGTTTTGGGTGCGTTCATTGCAGGGGTGGCAGTATACTGCTATCGTGACATGTTTGTTCGGAAAAACAGAAAGATTCATAAGGATGCAGAATCTGCCCAGTCGTGCACAGACTCCAGTGGAAGTTTTGCCAAACTGAATGGTCTGTTTGATAGCCCGGTCAAGGAATATCAACAGAATATCGATTCTCCCAAATTATACAGTAACCTGCTGACTAGTCGGAAAGAGCTGCCACCCAATGGAGATACCAAATCCATGGTGATGGACCATCGAGGCCAACCTCCCGAACTGGCTGCTCTCCCCACGCCTGAGTCAACTCCTGTGCTTCACCAGAAGACCCTGCAGGCCATGAAGAGCCACTCAGATAAGGCCCATGGCCATGGGGCTTCAAGGAAAGAAACCTCACAGTTTTTCCCATCTAGTCCACCACCCCATTCCCCATTAAGTCATGGGCATATCCCCAGTGCCATTGTTCTTCCTAATGCTACTCATGACTACAACACGTCTTTCTCAAACTCCAATGCTCACAAAGCTGAAAAGAAGCTTCAAAACATTGACCACCCACTTACAAAGTCATCCAGTAAAAGAGATCACCGGCGTTCTGTGGATTCCAGAAATACCCTCAATGATCTCCTGAAGCATTTAAATGACCCAAACAGCAACCCCAAAGCCATCATGGGAGATATCCAGATGGCCCACCAGACCCTAATGCTGGATCCTGTGGGACCTATGTCTGAGGTCCCGCCCAAGGTCCCTAACCGGGAGGCATCCCTATACTCTCCTCCTTCAACTCTCCCCAGAAATAGCCCAACCAAGCGAGTGGATGTCCCCACCACTCCTGGGGTCCCAATGACTTCTCTGGAAAGACAAAGGGGTTACCACAAAAATTCCTCCCAGAGGCACTCTATATCTGCTATGCCTAAAAACTTAAACTCACCAAATGGTGTTTTGTTATCCAGACAGCCTAGCATGAACCGTGGTGGGTATGTGCCCACCTCCACTGGGGCAAAGGTGGACTATATTCAGGGAGCACCAGTGAGTGTTCATCTGCAGCCTTCCCTCTCCAGACAGAGCAGCTATACCAGTAATGGCACCCTTCCTAGGACGGGACTAAAGAGGACACCGTCCTTAAAACCTGATGTGCCACCAAAGCCTTCATTTGTTCCTCAAACCACATCTGTCAGACCACTGAACAAATACACTTACTAG
- the SEMA6D gene encoding semaphorin-6D isoform X2: MRFFLLCAYMLLLMISQLRAVSFPEDDEPLNTVDYHYSRQYPVFRGRPSGNESQHRLDFQLMLKIRDTLYIAGRDQVYTVNLNEVPKTEVIPSKKLTWRSRQQDRENCAMKGKHKDECHNFIKVFVPRNDEMVFVCGTNAFNPMCRYYRLNTLEYDGEEISGLARCPFDARQTNVALFADGKLYSATVADFLASDAVIYRSMGDGSALRTIKYDSKWIKEPHFLHAIEYGNYVYFFFREIAVEHNNLGKAVYSRVARICKNDMGGSQRVLEKHWTSFLKARLNCSVPGDSFFYFDVLQSITDIIQINGIPTVVGVFTTQLNSIPGSAVCAFSMDDIEKVFKGRFKEQKTPDSVWTAVPEDKVPKPRPGCCAKHGLAEAYKTSIDFPDETLSFIKSHPLMDAAVPPIADEPWFTKTRIRYRLTAIAVDHTAGPHQNYTVIFVGSEAGVVLKVLAKTSPFSLNDSVLLEEIEAYNQAKCNAENEEDRRVISLQLDKDHHAVYVAFSSCVIRLPLSRCERYGSCKKSCVASRDPYCGWLSQGACGRVTPGMLAGGYEQDTEYGNTAHLGDCHEILPTSTTPDYKIFGGPTSDMEVSSSSVTTMASIPEITPKVIDTWRPKLTSSRKFVVQDDPNTSDFTDPLSGIPKGVRWEVQSGESNQMVHMNVLITCVFAAFVLGAFIAGVAVYCYRDMFVRKNRKIHKDAESAQSCTDSSGSFAKLNGLFDSPVKEYQQNIDSPKLYSNLLTSRKELPPNGDTKSMVMDHRGQPPELAALPTPESTPVLHQKTLQAMKSHSDKAHGHGASRKETSQFFPSSPPPHSPLSHGHIPSAIVLPNATHDYNTSFSNSNAHKAEKKLQNIDHPLTKSSSKRDHRRSVDSRNTLNDLLKHLNDPNSNPKAIMGDIQMAHQTLMLDPVGPMSEVPPKVPNREASLYSPPSTLPRNSPTKRVDVPTTPGVPMTSLERQRGYHKNSSQRHSISAMPKNLNSPNGVLLSRQPSMNRGGYVPTSTGAKVDYIQGAPVSVHLQPSLSRQSSYTSNGTLPRTGLKRTPSLKPDVPPKPSFVPQTTSVRPLNKYTY; encoded by the exons ATGAGGTTCTTCCTGCTTTGTGCCTACATGCTGCTCCTGATGATTTCCCAGCTGAGGGCAGTCAGCTTTCCTGAAGATGATGAACCCCTCAATACTGTTGATTATCACT ATTCAAGGCAATATCCGGTTTTTAGAGGACGCCCTTCAGGCAATGAATCCCAGCACAGGCTGGACTTTCAGCTGATGTTGAAAATTCGAGACACACTTTATATTGCTGGCAG GGATCAAGTTTATACAGTAAACTTAAATGAAGTCCCCAAGACAGAAGTAATACCAAGCAAG AAACTGACATGGCGGTCAAGACAACAGGACCGAGAAAACTGTGCTATGAAGGGCAAACATAAA GATGAATGCCACAACTTTATTAAAGTATTTGTCCCAAGAAATGATGAGATGGTTTTTGTATGTGGTACCAATGCATTCAATCCCATGTGCAGATACTATAGG ttgaATACCTTAGAGTATGATGGAGAGGAAATTAGTGGCCTGGCAAGATGCCCATTTGATGCCAGACAAACCAATGTTGCCCTTTTTGCTG ATGGGAAGCTATATTCTGCCACAGTGGCTGACTTCTTGGCCAGTGATGCTGTTATTTATCGAAGCATGGGTGATGGATCTGCCCTTCGTACAATAAAATATGATTCCAAATGGATAAAAG agCCACATTTTCTTCATGCCATAGAATATGGAAACtatgtctatttcttctttcgaGAAATTGCTGTAGAACATAATAATTTAGGCAAG GCTGTATATTCCCGTGTGGCCCGCATATGTAAAAATGACATGGGTGGCTCGCAGCGGGTCCTGGAGAAACACTGGACTTCATTTCTGAAGGCTCGGCTTAACTGCTCTGTCCCCGGAGATTCGTTTTTCTACTTTGATGTTCTGCAGTCTATTACGGACATCATACAAATCAATGGCATCCCCACTGTGGTCGGGGTGTTTACCACACAGCTCAACAG CATTCCTGGGTCTGCAGTGTGTGCATTTAGCATGGATGACATTGAAAAAGTATTCAAAGGACGctttaaagaacagaaaacccCAGATTCTGTTTGGACAGCAGTCCCTGAAGACAAAGTACCCAAgccaag GCCTGGCTGTTGTGCAAAGCATGGCCTTGCCGAAGCTTATAAAACCTCCATAGATTTCCCTGACGAAACCCTGTCATTCATCAAATCCCATCCGCTAATGGACGCTGCTGTACCACCCATTGCCGATGAGCCCTGGTTCACAAAGACTCGGATCAG GTACAGACTGACGGCCATCGCTGTTGACCACACTGCTGGGCCCCATCAGAACTACACAGTCATCTTTGTTGGCTCTGAAGCTGGCGTGGTGCTTAAAGTTTTGGCAAAGACCAGCCCTTTCTCTTTGAATGACAGTGTATTACTGGAAGAGATTGAAGCATACAACCAAGCAAA GTGCAATGCTGAGAATGAGGAAGACAGAAGGGTCATCTCCTTACAGTTGGATAAAGACCATCACGCTGTGTACGTGGCATTCTCTAGCTGCGTCATCCGCCTCCCTCTCAGCCGTTGCGAGCGTTACGGATCCTGTAAGAA GTCTTGTGTTGCATCTCGGGACCCATACTGTGGCTGGTTAAGCCAGGGGGCCTGTGGCAGAGTGACCCCAGGGATGCT CGCTGGAGGATATGAACAAGACACAGAGTACGGCAACACGGCCCACCTAGGGGACTGCCATG aaattttgcCTACTTCAACTACACCAGATTACAAAATATTTGGCGGTCCAACATCtg ACATGGAGGTATCTTCATCATCTGTTACCACAATGGCAAGTATCCCAGAAATTACACCTAAAGTGATTGATACCTGGAGGCCTAAACTGACGAGCTCCCGGAAATTTGTAGTTCAAGATGACCCAAACACTTCTGATTTTACTGATCCTTTATCGGGTATCCCAAAGG GTGTGCGATGGGAAGTCCAATCGGGAGAGTCCAACCAGATGGTCCACATGAACGTCCTCATCACCTGTGTCTTTGCCGCTTTTGTTTTGGGTGCGTTCATTGCAGGGGTGGCAGTATACTGCTATCGTGACATGTTTGTTCGGAAAAACAGAAAGATTCATAAGGATGCAGAATCTGCCCAGTCGTGCACAGACTCCAGTGGAAGTTTTGCCAAACTGAATGGTCTGTTTGATAGCCCGGTCAAGGAATATCAACAGAATATCGATTCTCCCAAATTATACAGTAACCTGCTGACTAGTCGGAAAGAGCTGCCACCCAATGGAGATACCAAATCCATGGTGATGGACCATCGAGGCCAACCTCCCGAACTGGCTGCTCTCCCCACGCCTGAGTCAACTCCTGTGCTTCACCAGAAGACCCTGCAGGCCATGAAGAGCCACTCAGATAAGGCCCATGGCCATGGGGCTTCAAGGAAAGAAACCTCACAGTTTTTCCCATCTAGTCCACCACCCCATTCCCCATTAAGTCATGGGCATATCCCCAGTGCCATTGTTCTTCCTAATGCTACTCATGACTACAACACGTCTTTCTCAAACTCCAATGCTCACAAAGCTGAAAAGAAGCTTCAAAACATTGACCACCCACTTACAAAGTCATCCAGTAAAAGAGATCACCGGCGTTCTGTGGATTCCAGAAATACCCTCAATGATCTCCTGAAGCATTTAAATGACCCAAACAGCAACCCCAAAGCCATCATGGGAGATATCCAGATGGCCCACCAGACCCTAATGCTGGATCCTGTGGGACCTATGTCTGAGGTCCCGCCCAAGGTCCCTAACCGGGAGGCATCCCTATACTCTCCTCCTTCAACTCTCCCCAGAAATAGCCCAACCAAGCGAGTGGATGTCCCCACCACTCCTGGGGTCCCAATGACTTCTCTGGAAAGACAAAGGGGTTACCACAAAAATTCCTCCCAGAGGCACTCTATATCTGCTATGCCTAAAAACTTAAACTCACCAAATGGTGTTTTGTTATCCAGACAGCCTAGCATGAACCGTGGTGGGTATGTGCCCACCTCCACTGGGGCAAAGGTGGACTATATTCAGGGAGCACCAGTGAGTGTTCATCTGCAGCCTTCCCTCTCCAGACAGAGCAGCTATACCAGTAATGGCACCCTTCCTAGGACGGGACTAAAGAGGACACCGTCCTTAAAACCTGATGTGCCACCAAAGCCTTCATTTGTTCCTCAAACCACATCTGTCAGACCACTGAACAAATACACTTACTAG
- the SEMA6D gene encoding semaphorin-6D isoform X1 yields the protein MRFFLLCAYMLLLMISQLRAVSFPEDDEPLNTVDYHYSRQYPVFRGRPSGNESQHRLDFQLMLKIRDTLYIAGRDQVYTVNLNEVPKTEVIPSKKLTWRSRQQDRENCAMKGKHKDECHNFIKVFVPRNDEMVFVCGTNAFNPMCRYYRLNTLEYDGEEISGLARCPFDARQTNVALFADGKLYSATVADFLASDAVIYRSMGDGSALRTIKYDSKWIKEPHFLHAIEYGNYVYFFFREIAVEHNNLGKAVYSRVARICKNDMGGSQRVLEKHWTSFLKARLNCSVPGDSFFYFDVLQSITDIIQINGIPTVVGVFTTQLNSIPGSAVCAFSMDDIEKVFKGRFKEQKTPDSVWTAVPEDKVPKPRPGCCAKHGLAEAYKTSIDFPDETLSFIKSHPLMDAAVPPIADEPWFTKTRIRYRLTAIAVDHTAGPHQNYTVIFVGSEAGVVLKVLAKTSPFSLNDSVLLEEIEAYNQAKCNAENEEDRRVISLQLDKDHHAVYVAFSSCVIRLPLSRCERYGSCKKSCVASRDPYCGWLSQGACGRVTPGMLLLTEDFFAFHNHSAGGYEQDTEYGNTAHLGDCHEILPTSTTPDYKIFGGPTSDMEVSSSSVTTMASIPEITPKVIDTWRPKLTSSRKFVVQDDPNTSDFTDPLSGIPKGVRWEVQSGESNQMVHMNVLITCVFAAFVLGAFIAGVAVYCYRDMFVRKNRKIHKDAESAQSCTDSSGSFAKLNGLFDSPVKEYQQNIDSPKLYSNLLTSRKELPPNGDTKSMVMDHRGQPPELAALPTPESTPVLHQKTLQAMKSHSDKAHGHGASRKETSQFFPSSPPPHSPLSHGHIPSAIVLPNATHDYNTSFSNSNAHKAEKKLQNIDHPLTKSSSKRDHRRSVDSRNTLNDLLKHLNDPNSNPKAIMGDIQMAHQTLMLDPVGPMSEVPPKVPNREASLYSPPSTLPRNSPTKRVDVPTTPGVPMTSLERQRGYHKNSSQRHSISAMPKNLNSPNGVLLSRQPSMNRGGYVPTSTGAKVDYIQGAPVSVHLQPSLSRQSSYTSNGTLPRTGLKRTPSLKPDVPPKPSFVPQTTSVRPLNKYTY from the exons ATGAGGTTCTTCCTGCTTTGTGCCTACATGCTGCTCCTGATGATTTCCCAGCTGAGGGCAGTCAGCTTTCCTGAAGATGATGAACCCCTCAATACTGTTGATTATCACT ATTCAAGGCAATATCCGGTTTTTAGAGGACGCCCTTCAGGCAATGAATCCCAGCACAGGCTGGACTTTCAGCTGATGTTGAAAATTCGAGACACACTTTATATTGCTGGCAG GGATCAAGTTTATACAGTAAACTTAAATGAAGTCCCCAAGACAGAAGTAATACCAAGCAAG AAACTGACATGGCGGTCAAGACAACAGGACCGAGAAAACTGTGCTATGAAGGGCAAACATAAA GATGAATGCCACAACTTTATTAAAGTATTTGTCCCAAGAAATGATGAGATGGTTTTTGTATGTGGTACCAATGCATTCAATCCCATGTGCAGATACTATAGG ttgaATACCTTAGAGTATGATGGAGAGGAAATTAGTGGCCTGGCAAGATGCCCATTTGATGCCAGACAAACCAATGTTGCCCTTTTTGCTG ATGGGAAGCTATATTCTGCCACAGTGGCTGACTTCTTGGCCAGTGATGCTGTTATTTATCGAAGCATGGGTGATGGATCTGCCCTTCGTACAATAAAATATGATTCCAAATGGATAAAAG agCCACATTTTCTTCATGCCATAGAATATGGAAACtatgtctatttcttctttcgaGAAATTGCTGTAGAACATAATAATTTAGGCAAG GCTGTATATTCCCGTGTGGCCCGCATATGTAAAAATGACATGGGTGGCTCGCAGCGGGTCCTGGAGAAACACTGGACTTCATTTCTGAAGGCTCGGCTTAACTGCTCTGTCCCCGGAGATTCGTTTTTCTACTTTGATGTTCTGCAGTCTATTACGGACATCATACAAATCAATGGCATCCCCACTGTGGTCGGGGTGTTTACCACACAGCTCAACAG CATTCCTGGGTCTGCAGTGTGTGCATTTAGCATGGATGACATTGAAAAAGTATTCAAAGGACGctttaaagaacagaaaacccCAGATTCTGTTTGGACAGCAGTCCCTGAAGACAAAGTACCCAAgccaag GCCTGGCTGTTGTGCAAAGCATGGCCTTGCCGAAGCTTATAAAACCTCCATAGATTTCCCTGACGAAACCCTGTCATTCATCAAATCCCATCCGCTAATGGACGCTGCTGTACCACCCATTGCCGATGAGCCCTGGTTCACAAAGACTCGGATCAG GTACAGACTGACGGCCATCGCTGTTGACCACACTGCTGGGCCCCATCAGAACTACACAGTCATCTTTGTTGGCTCTGAAGCTGGCGTGGTGCTTAAAGTTTTGGCAAAGACCAGCCCTTTCTCTTTGAATGACAGTGTATTACTGGAAGAGATTGAAGCATACAACCAAGCAAA GTGCAATGCTGAGAATGAGGAAGACAGAAGGGTCATCTCCTTACAGTTGGATAAAGACCATCACGCTGTGTACGTGGCATTCTCTAGCTGCGTCATCCGCCTCCCTCTCAGCCGTTGCGAGCGTTACGGATCCTGTAAGAA GTCTTGTGTTGCATCTCGGGACCCATACTGTGGCTGGTTAAGCCAGGGGGCCTGTGGCAGAGTGACCCCAGGGATGCT GCTGTTAACCGAAGACTTCTTTGCTTTCCATAACCACAGCGCTGGAGGATATGAACAAGACACAGAGTACGGCAACACGGCCCACCTAGGGGACTGCCATG aaattttgcCTACTTCAACTACACCAGATTACAAAATATTTGGCGGTCCAACATCtg ACATGGAGGTATCTTCATCATCTGTTACCACAATGGCAAGTATCCCAGAAATTACACCTAAAGTGATTGATACCTGGAGGCCTAAACTGACGAGCTCCCGGAAATTTGTAGTTCAAGATGACCCAAACACTTCTGATTTTACTGATCCTTTATCGGGTATCCCAAAGG GTGTGCGATGGGAAGTCCAATCGGGAGAGTCCAACCAGATGGTCCACATGAACGTCCTCATCACCTGTGTCTTTGCCGCTTTTGTTTTGGGTGCGTTCATTGCAGGGGTGGCAGTATACTGCTATCGTGACATGTTTGTTCGGAAAAACAGAAAGATTCATAAGGATGCAGAATCTGCCCAGTCGTGCACAGACTCCAGTGGAAGTTTTGCCAAACTGAATGGTCTGTTTGATAGCCCGGTCAAGGAATATCAACAGAATATCGATTCTCCCAAATTATACAGTAACCTGCTGACTAGTCGGAAAGAGCTGCCACCCAATGGAGATACCAAATCCATGGTGATGGACCATCGAGGCCAACCTCCCGAACTGGCTGCTCTCCCCACGCCTGAGTCAACTCCTGTGCTTCACCAGAAGACCCTGCAGGCCATGAAGAGCCACTCAGATAAGGCCCATGGCCATGGGGCTTCAAGGAAAGAAACCTCACAGTTTTTCCCATCTAGTCCACCACCCCATTCCCCATTAAGTCATGGGCATATCCCCAGTGCCATTGTTCTTCCTAATGCTACTCATGACTACAACACGTCTTTCTCAAACTCCAATGCTCACAAAGCTGAAAAGAAGCTTCAAAACATTGACCACCCACTTACAAAGTCATCCAGTAAAAGAGATCACCGGCGTTCTGTGGATTCCAGAAATACCCTCAATGATCTCCTGAAGCATTTAAATGACCCAAACAGCAACCCCAAAGCCATCATGGGAGATATCCAGATGGCCCACCAGACCCTAATGCTGGATCCTGTGGGACCTATGTCTGAGGTCCCGCCCAAGGTCCCTAACCGGGAGGCATCCCTATACTCTCCTCCTTCAACTCTCCCCAGAAATAGCCCAACCAAGCGAGTGGATGTCCCCACCACTCCTGGGGTCCCAATGACTTCTCTGGAAAGACAAAGGGGTTACCACAAAAATTCCTCCCAGAGGCACTCTATATCTGCTATGCCTAAAAACTTAAACTCACCAAATGGTGTTTTGTTATCCAGACAGCCTAGCATGAACCGTGGTGGGTATGTGCCCACCTCCACTGGGGCAAAGGTGGACTATATTCAGGGAGCACCAGTGAGTGTTCATCTGCAGCCTTCCCTCTCCAGACAGAGCAGCTATACCAGTAATGGCACCCTTCCTAGGACGGGACTAAAGAGGACACCGTCCTTAAAACCTGATGTGCCACCAAAGCCTTCATTTGTTCCTCAAACCACATCTGTCAGACCACTGAACAAATACACTTACTAG